The following are encoded in a window of Methylicorpusculum oleiharenae genomic DNA:
- the carB gene encoding carbamoyl-phosphate synthase large subunit — translation MPKRTDIKSILLLGAGPIVIGQACEFDYSGTQACKALREEGYRVILVNSNPATIMTDPDMADVTYIEPIDWQTVEKIIEKERPDAVLPTMGGQTALNCALALDKHGVLEKYGVEMIGATKEAINMAEDRELFNQAMGRIGLEVARSKTAHSLEEALAAQLEVGYPTVIRPSFTMGGSGGGIAYNKEEFLEICERGLYLSPTNELLIEESVLGWKEFEMEVVRDSKDNCIIVCSIENFDPMGVHTGDSITVAPAQTLTDKEYQILRNVSLAVLREIGVDTGGSNVQVAINPEDGRMVIIEMNPRVSRSSALASKATGFPIAKVAAKLAVGYTLDELKNEITGGATPASFEPSIDYVVTKVPRFTFEKFPDADDRLTTQMKSVGEVMAIGRTFQESLQKAIRGLEVDKTGLDEIVDLNADDALEKIQRELRHPGAHRLWYLADAFRIGMTLEEIFSACKIDPWFLAQVEDLVITEKSLAAKTLATMDDGELYKLKRKGFSDARIAKLLGANESEVRSVRHKKNIRPVYKRIDSCAAEFSSDTAYLYSTYEEECEARVTDKEKIIILGGGPNRIGQGIEFDYCCVHAALALREDGYETIMINCNPETVSTDFDTSDRLYFESLTLEDVLEIIHLEKPKGVIVQFGGQTPLKLARALEAAGAPIIGTSPDSIDLAEDRERFQKLLERLGLRQPPNATARSVEQAINSARELGYPLVVRPSYVLGGRAMEIVFNEEGLQRYMKEAVSVSNDSPVLLDRFLDDAVEMDVDAIYDGERILIGGLMEHIEQAGVHSGDSACSLPPYDLAPELQDQLREQVEKMAEALGVIGLMNTQFAIQGTDVYVLEVNPRASRTAPFVSKATGYPLAKIAARCMAGKSLTEQGVTEERIPSYFSVKEAVFPFVKFPGVDPLLGPEMKSTGEVMGVGKTFGEAFAKSQRAAGVDLNLSGKVLISIRDADKPKLPEIARLLVAKNYQIVATRGTARVIKQAGIPCEEVFKVNEGRPNTVDMIKNDQIQLIVNTTEGKKAINDSFTMRREALQHRVAYYTTMAGAKAACYALGELSAGSVSCLKDLHKTFE, via the coding sequence ATGCCAAAAAGAACTGACATTAAATCGATTTTATTACTAGGCGCGGGTCCCATTGTTATCGGACAGGCGTGCGAGTTTGATTATTCCGGCACACAAGCGTGTAAGGCGCTTAGAGAAGAAGGCTACCGGGTCATCTTGGTCAATTCCAATCCGGCAACCATCATGACCGATCCGGATATGGCAGATGTCACTTACATAGAGCCTATCGATTGGCAAACAGTCGAGAAAATCATAGAGAAAGAGCGTCCGGATGCCGTATTGCCGACCATGGGCGGTCAAACCGCATTAAATTGCGCGCTGGCGCTGGATAAGCACGGTGTTCTGGAAAAATACGGTGTTGAAATGATTGGCGCCACGAAAGAAGCTATCAACATGGCAGAAGACCGTGAGTTATTCAATCAGGCAATGGGTCGTATCGGGCTTGAAGTGGCGCGTTCTAAAACGGCACACAGTTTGGAGGAAGCTTTGGCTGCTCAGCTGGAAGTGGGCTATCCGACGGTTATCAGGCCTTCTTTTACCATGGGCGGCAGTGGCGGTGGAATTGCCTATAACAAGGAAGAGTTCCTGGAAATATGCGAGCGGGGCCTTTATCTGTCGCCTACAAACGAATTGCTGATCGAAGAATCGGTGTTGGGTTGGAAAGAGTTCGAGATGGAAGTGGTGCGCGATTCCAAAGATAACTGCATCATTGTTTGTTCCATAGAAAACTTCGATCCGATGGGGGTTCATACCGGCGATTCGATTACGGTTGCACCGGCCCAGACCTTAACCGATAAGGAATATCAGATTTTGCGGAATGTCTCGCTTGCTGTGCTGCGGGAGATAGGTGTCGACACCGGCGGTTCCAATGTTCAGGTCGCGATTAATCCTGAAGACGGCCGTATGGTGATCATTGAAATGAATCCACGGGTATCACGCTCATCAGCGCTGGCCTCAAAAGCTACCGGTTTTCCGATTGCCAAAGTCGCTGCTAAATTGGCGGTTGGCTATACGCTGGACGAATTGAAAAACGAAATCACCGGCGGCGCAACCCCTGCTTCATTCGAGCCGTCCATTGATTATGTTGTTACCAAAGTACCTCGTTTTACGTTTGAAAAATTCCCCGATGCCGATGACCGTCTGACCACTCAAATGAAGTCGGTGGGTGAGGTCATGGCTATTGGCCGGACTTTTCAGGAGTCTTTACAGAAAGCTATCCGTGGGCTTGAAGTCGACAAAACGGGACTGGATGAAATCGTCGATTTGAATGCAGACGATGCATTGGAAAAAATTCAGCGCGAACTCAGGCATCCTGGCGCTCATCGTTTATGGTATCTGGCCGATGCGTTTAGAATCGGAATGACGCTGGAAGAGATTTTTTCAGCGTGCAAGATTGACCCCTGGTTTCTTGCGCAAGTTGAAGATCTGGTCATTACTGAAAAGTCTTTGGCGGCCAAAACGCTGGCAACCATGGATGACGGTGAATTGTACAAGCTAAAAAGAAAAGGGTTTTCGGACGCCAGAATTGCAAAACTGCTGGGTGCCAACGAGTCGGAAGTGCGCAGCGTGCGTCACAAAAAGAACATTCGTCCGGTTTATAAACGAATCGATTCATGTGCGGCTGAGTTTTCGTCCGATACGGCCTACCTGTATTCGACATACGAGGAAGAATGCGAGGCGCGTGTCACGGACAAAGAGAAAATAATTATTCTCGGTGGCGGGCCGAACCGGATCGGTCAGGGCATTGAATTTGATTATTGTTGTGTTCATGCTGCGTTGGCATTACGTGAAGACGGTTACGAAACGATTATGATCAATTGTAATCCCGAGACCGTGTCTACCGATTTTGATACGTCAGATCGCTTGTATTTTGAGTCATTGACCTTGGAAGATGTGCTGGAAATCATCCATCTGGAAAAACCCAAAGGCGTTATTGTCCAATTTGGCGGGCAGACGCCATTAAAGCTTGCTCGGGCACTGGAAGCTGCCGGCGCGCCTATTATAGGAACGTCTCCTGATTCGATCGATCTGGCTGAAGACAGAGAACGTTTCCAAAAGTTACTGGAGCGATTGGGTTTGCGCCAGCCTCCCAATGCAACAGCGCGTTCGGTAGAACAAGCCATTAATTCAGCCCGTGAATTGGGCTACCCATTGGTGGTCCGGCCTTCTTATGTCTTGGGCGGGCGAGCCATGGAAATCGTATTTAACGAAGAAGGTTTGCAGCGTTACATGAAAGAGGCCGTCAGTGTGTCCAATGATTCGCCTGTTTTGCTGGACCGCTTTCTTGATGATGCGGTGGAAATGGATGTCGATGCGATTTATGACGGGGAGCGTATTTTGATCGGCGGTTTGATGGAGCATATCGAGCAAGCCGGTGTTCATTCCGGTGATTCGGCGTGTTCACTACCACCTTACGATTTGGCCCCGGAGTTGCAGGATCAGTTGCGCGAGCAGGTTGAGAAAATGGCGGAAGCCCTGGGTGTTATTGGTCTGATGAATACTCAGTTTGCTATTCAGGGCACCGATGTTTACGTGCTGGAGGTTAACCCTAGAGCCTCCAGAACCGCGCCTTTCGTATCCAAGGCGACGGGTTATCCGCTGGCAAAAATTGCAGCGCGTTGCATGGCCGGCAAGAGTCTGACAGAGCAGGGTGTCACTGAAGAGCGTATTCCCAGTTATTTTTCTGTCAAAGAAGCCGTCTTCCCCTTCGTTAAATTTCCCGGTGTTGACCCCTTGCTGGGGCCTGAAATGAAATCCACCGGCGAAGTCATGGGCGTCGGAAAAACCTTTGGTGAAGCCTTTGCCAAATCGCAAAGAGCGGCGGGCGTGGATCTGAATCTTAGCGGCAAGGTGTTAATCAGTATTCGCGATGCAGACAAGCCCAAACTACCTGAAATAGCCCGGTTGTTAGTGGCAAAAAATTATCAGATTGTTGCGACCCGGGGAACGGCCAGAGTCATCAAGCAGGCGGGAATTCCTTGCGAAGAGGTTTTTAAAGTCAACGAGGGGCGGCCTAATACGGTTGATATGATAAAAAATGATCAGATTCAATTGATTGTTAACACCACCGAAGGCAAAAAAGCCATTAATGATTCGTTTACCATGCGGCGTGAAGCCTTGCAGCACCGTGTTGCTTATTACACGACAATGGCCGGTGCTAAAGCAGCGTGTTATGCCTTGGGTGAATTGAGTGCCGGGAGTGTTTCCTGCCTTAAGGATTTACATAAGACATTTGAATAA
- the carA gene encoding glutamine-hydrolyzing carbamoyl-phosphate synthase small subunit — MSNPALLVLEDGTVFKGASIGIDGCSTGEVVFNTSLTGYQEILSDPSYARQIVTLTYPHVGNVGTNAEDNESAQVFAGGLVIRDLPLLASNWRSEKTLQRYLIDNNVVAIADIDTRKLTRLLRDKGAQNGCIIAGETVDEDAAKQAISQFPGLKGMDLAKVVSVDQSYEWLEDIWALESGYSQRSDLPYHVVAYDFGIKRNILRLLVNRGCRVTVVPAQTTAAEVLAMKPDGVFLSNGPGDPEPCTYAIEAIKIILDRKVPVFGICLGHQLLALASGAQTEKMKFGHHGANHPVQELATGKVMISSQNHGFAVDEASLPEHLKPTFRSLFDGSLQGIERTDCPAFGFQGHPEASPGPQDVEFLFDRFIQMMKQAASH, encoded by the coding sequence TTGAGTAATCCTGCATTACTGGTATTGGAGGACGGGACTGTCTTTAAGGGGGCATCCATTGGTATTGATGGTTGCTCAACAGGAGAAGTAGTTTTTAATACATCGTTAACGGGTTATCAGGAAATTCTGAGCGATCCGTCATATGCAAGGCAAATAGTGACATTGACGTATCCGCATGTAGGTAATGTGGGCACCAATGCCGAAGACAACGAGTCTGCTCAAGTATTCGCCGGTGGCCTGGTGATCAGGGATTTACCTTTATTGGCCAGTAACTGGCGAAGTGAAAAAACATTACAACGTTATTTAATCGATAATAATGTTGTTGCCATTGCCGATATTGATACCCGCAAGTTAACCCGCTTGCTGCGCGACAAAGGGGCTCAAAATGGCTGTATCATCGCCGGAGAGACCGTTGATGAAGATGCGGCAAAGCAGGCAATCAGTCAGTTTCCAGGATTAAAAGGCATGGATTTGGCCAAGGTCGTGAGTGTCGATCAATCTTATGAATGGCTGGAAGATATCTGGGCGCTTGAATCCGGTTACAGCCAACGCAGCGATCTGCCTTACCATGTGGTGGCTTACGATTTCGGTATCAAGCGCAATATCTTGCGCTTGCTGGTCAACCGGGGTTGCCGTGTTACGGTTGTGCCCGCTCAAACCACAGCTGCCGAAGTATTGGCAATGAAGCCGGATGGTGTGTTTTTATCAAACGGTCCGGGCGATCCGGAGCCCTGCACTTATGCAATTGAAGCCATCAAAATCATTCTTGACCGGAAAGTACCAGTATTCGGTATTTGTTTGGGGCATCAGTTACTGGCACTGGCCAGCGGCGCACAAACCGAAAAAATGAAATTTGGTCATCACGGCGCCAATCATCCGGTGCAGGAATTAGCGACGGGCAAGGTTATGATCAGCAGTCAAAACCATGGCTTTGCGGTTGATGAGGCCAGTCTTCCTGAGCATTTAAAACCCACTTTCAGATCGCTTTTCGACGGCAGTTTACAAGGCATAGAACGCACTGATTGTCCTGCTTTTGGTTTTCAGGGGCATCCTGAAGCCAGTCCGGGACCTCAAGATGTGGAATTTTTGTTCGATCGTTTCATCCAGATGATGAAACAAGCCGCTTCGCACTAA
- the dmeF gene encoding CDF family Co(II)/Ni(II) efflux transporter DmeF, translating into MDSHKHNLSHWRHEHDFLHFNAKGERRTRLVLVLTALTMMVEIAAGLSFNSMALLADGWHMGTHVAAFMITIFAYRYSRIHAHDQTFAFSPAKVGVLGGFASSIALAVVAVIMMIESIQRFLDPFDIRFDEAILVASFGLLINVISAILLKDDHDHHGHDHESDHDHKPGKVHHHHDHNLKAAYLHVLADALTSILAIIALVAGKYYGWVGLDPLMGLVGAAVILVWAYSLIKETGPVLVDESIDDAYKRKVIEAIERKAGNRVTDLHIWRMSSGHYAMIMAIVTRYPKSPSYYKKLLSKFHKLDHMTIEINLCKGDQCLPD; encoded by the coding sequence ATGGATTCCCACAAGCACAATCTGAGTCATTGGCGGCATGAGCACGATTTTTTACATTTCAATGCCAAAGGAGAAAGACGAACCCGGCTTGTGCTGGTCTTGACTGCCTTAACCATGATGGTGGAAATTGCAGCCGGGCTCAGCTTTAATTCTATGGCTTTATTGGCAGACGGCTGGCATATGGGGACGCATGTTGCGGCTTTCATGATCACCATATTTGCCTACCGGTACAGCCGTATTCATGCGCATGATCAAACATTTGCCTTTAGTCCTGCCAAGGTCGGCGTATTAGGCGGATTTGCCAGTTCCATCGCGCTCGCTGTAGTTGCCGTCATTATGATGATCGAGTCCATTCAGCGATTTTTGGATCCTTTTGATATCCGTTTTGACGAAGCTATCCTGGTTGCATCGTTCGGCTTGTTAATCAATGTGATTTCCGCCATTTTGTTGAAGGATGATCACGATCATCACGGGCATGATCATGAGTCGGATCACGATCACAAGCCCGGCAAAGTTCACCATCATCATGACCACAATTTAAAAGCTGCTTATCTGCATGTTTTAGCGGACGCTTTAACCTCGATTCTCGCAATCATCGCCCTGGTTGCCGGGAAATATTACGGCTGGGTCGGTCTGGATCCTTTGATGGGCCTTGTCGGAGCGGCCGTAATTCTGGTTTGGGCGTATTCGTTGATTAAAGAGACAGGACCTGTCCTGGTCGATGAAAGTATTGATGACGCCTACAAAAGAAAAGTCATAGAAGCGATAGAAAGAAAAGCAGGCAATCGGGTGACCGATCTTCATATCTGGAGGATGAGTTCGGGGCATTATGCGATGATTATGGCTATCGTGACGCGCTATCCCAAATCACCGAGTTACTACAAGAAATTATTGAGTAAATTTCACAAGCTGGATCACATGACGATTGAAATCAACCTTTGCAAAGGCGATCAATGTTTGCCTGATTAA
- a CDS encoding 4a-hydroxytetrahydrobiopterin dehydratase codes for MSWRERKHEEVYSDQEAQKRLEDELPHWYLENGWIRRKYKTSGWKSTLMVVNTVGHLAEAAFHHPDMTVSYAFVIVKLMNHAAKGITNKDFELARKIEEVIMWQPGKEESSSLEGTPDDPRFKYLKYD; via the coding sequence ATGAGTTGGAGAGAACGCAAACACGAAGAAGTTTATTCGGATCAAGAGGCACAAAAACGCTTGGAGGATGAATTGCCGCACTGGTATCTGGAAAACGGCTGGATACGCCGCAAATATAAAACCAGCGGCTGGAAATCAACGCTGATGGTGGTTAATACGGTAGGACATTTGGCAGAAGCGGCGTTTCATCATCCGGATATGACCGTATCTTATGCGTTTGTGATCGTCAAGCTGATGAACCATGCAGCAAAAGGCATTACGAATAAAGATTTTGAATTGGCAAGAAAAATTGAGGAAGTGATTATGTGGCAACCTGGAAAAGAGGAGAGTTCCAGTCTTGAGGGAACGCCCGACGATCCTCGCTTTAAGTATTTAAAATACGATTAA
- a CDS encoding alpha/beta fold hydrolase, protein MTDRPFLLLRGLARESRYWGDFTGYLAKTFPDRPILTPDIPGNGPFWQQTSPSSIGAMTQSLRSQLTIAGPMDIIGLSMGGMIALDWMNRFREDIASGILINTSASPLSPFYQRLRWQTYPALFRPGRLDINRREQLYLNLTSRHHQLDADLLKQWQAWQQEHPVSQANTLRQLRAAASFRWTQRTLQPVLIAASQTDQLVDFRCNTALASALHCELIVHPTAGHDLPLDDPGWLCDQIKQWLTQLAIDLIK, encoded by the coding sequence ATGACAGACAGACCTTTTCTATTGTTGAGAGGATTGGCCCGGGAGAGCCGCTACTGGGGTGATTTTACCGGGTATCTGGCCAAAACATTTCCAGACCGCCCTATTCTGACCCCCGATATTCCCGGCAATGGCCCGTTCTGGCAACAAACCAGCCCTTCGAGCATTGGGGCCATGACTCAATCACTGCGCAGCCAATTGACCATCGCCGGCCCTATGGACATAATCGGACTCTCCATGGGCGGCATGATCGCGTTGGATTGGATGAACCGGTTTCGGGAAGACATTGCCAGTGGAATACTGATCAATACCAGCGCCAGCCCCTTATCACCGTTTTATCAACGCTTACGCTGGCAAACCTATCCGGCACTCTTCAGACCGGGCCGTCTGGACATTAACCGGCGAGAACAACTGTATCTGAACTTGACATCCCGTCACCATCAACTCGACGCTGATCTATTGAAGCAATGGCAGGCATGGCAACAAGAACACCCCGTTTCTCAAGCCAATACACTGCGTCAACTTAGAGCCGCAGCCTCTTTCAGATGGACCCAACGCACACTTCAACCGGTGTTGATAGCCGCATCCCAAACAGACCAGCTGGTAGACTTCCGCTGCAACACCGCTCTTGCAAGTGCCTTACACTGCGAACTTATCGTTCATCCGACTGCAGGACATGATTTACCTCTGGATGATCCAGGCTGGCTCTGTGATCAAATTAAGCAATGGCTGACGCAGTTGGCTATTGACTTGATTAAGTAA
- a CDS encoding FAD-binding oxidoreductase, translated as MPKIEQLFEHILTHYRGIFATIFLLPISAAYSAYISTLNWISFRLNSAPAKHDARVEAVIRQIEDWKNRGAEQKLCTARSGWKTMSELVPKYKLTHRKIDIGMYDILAIDEQRGILRVEPLATMGQISRSLISKGWTLPVVPELDSLTVGGLIMGFGVETSSHKYGLFQHICESFEIVTAEGKLVKCSPSENTELFYQIPWSHGTLGFLVAAELKIIPVKKYIRIHYQPVYNLDDMVNVFEQACRDTDNNDFVEGLVYSRDKAVIMTGKFADVIAADGALNAIGRWYKPWFYKHVQTYLKDKKEGIEYLPVRDYFHRHTRGYFWAMEEIISFGNHPLFRALLGWALPPRIELLKYTETQTTRRLREKHHVVQDMLMPIRYLKQSIDYFDEHFRLYPLWLSPMAIKDNGGQPGFVHPFRTAEGTQEELYVDIGAYGTPSKEGFDNATALPLLEKFVIDHQGYQALYARTSMSREDFRMMFDHTGYDLLRGRLPYCRQAFDEVYDKVSSKGRVSPVEMRQLEKKGCNYSA; from the coding sequence ATGCCAAAAATCGAGCAGCTATTCGAACACATACTGACTCACTATCGGGGAATATTCGCCACTATTTTCCTACTGCCCATTTCGGCCGCTTACAGCGCCTATATCAGCACTCTTAACTGGATTTCTTTTAGACTGAACAGCGCCCCAGCCAAGCATGATGCCAGAGTCGAAGCCGTTATCCGGCAAATCGAAGACTGGAAAAACAGGGGGGCGGAACAAAAACTGTGCACCGCAAGGTCGGGTTGGAAAACCATGAGCGAGCTGGTACCTAAATACAAGCTAACGCATCGGAAAATCGATATTGGAATGTACGATATCCTTGCTATTGACGAACAGCGCGGAATTTTGAGAGTGGAGCCTCTGGCGACCATGGGCCAGATTTCGCGCAGCTTGATATCAAAAGGTTGGACGCTGCCTGTTGTGCCGGAACTGGATAGCTTGACGGTAGGCGGTTTGATTATGGGGTTTGGCGTAGAAACCAGCAGCCATAAATACGGGTTATTTCAGCATATTTGTGAATCTTTTGAAATTGTCACAGCGGAAGGAAAATTGGTCAAATGCAGTCCTTCGGAAAATACTGAACTTTTTTATCAGATTCCATGGAGTCACGGTACTTTGGGCTTTCTGGTGGCCGCCGAGTTGAAAATCATTCCGGTCAAAAAATATATCCGGATTCACTATCAGCCGGTTTATAACCTTGATGATATGGTCAACGTTTTCGAACAAGCCTGCCGCGATACCGACAACAATGATTTTGTGGAAGGTTTGGTTTATAGCCGCGATAAGGCGGTGATTATGACCGGCAAGTTTGCCGATGTTATCGCTGCGGATGGCGCTTTGAATGCCATAGGCCGATGGTATAAACCCTGGTTTTACAAGCATGTCCAAACTTATCTGAAGGATAAAAAAGAAGGTATTGAGTATTTGCCGGTACGGGATTATTTTCATCGTCATACCCGTGGATATTTCTGGGCCATGGAAGAAATCATTTCTTTCGGAAATCATCCTCTGTTCAGGGCATTGCTGGGCTGGGCCTTGCCTCCCCGCATCGAATTACTGAAATACACAGAAACTCAAACCACCCGGCGGCTCAGGGAAAAGCATCATGTGGTTCAGGATATGCTGATGCCGATCCGTTATCTGAAACAATCCATTGACTATTTCGACGAGCACTTCCGGTTATATCCCCTATGGCTTTCACCGATGGCGATTAAAGATAATGGCGGACAGCCTGGTTTTGTCCATCCGTTCAGAACAGCGGAAGGAACCCAAGAAGAGCTCTACGTGGATATCGGTGCTTATGGCACCCCGAGCAAAGAGGGATTCGATAACGCCACAGCACTGCCTTTACTCGAAAAATTTGTCATCGACCATCAGGGTTATCAAGCCTTATATGCGAGAACCTCGATGAGCCGCGAGGATTTCAGAATGATGTTCGACCATACCGGCTATGACCTTTTACGGGGGCGATTGCCTTATTGTCGGCAAGCTTTCGATGAGGTGTATGACAAGGTTTCCTCGAAAGGGAGAGTTTCGCCGGTAGAAATGAGACAGCTGGAAAAGAAAGGTTGTAATTATTCAGCGTAG
- a CDS encoding exosortase system-associated protein, TIGR04073 family, which yields MTKQIHYITAVIAASAFFMAAPASADTAADKFTRGLAGMTCGVLEIPGNIVKEAKAQGPIGIPVGMAIGLGMTVTRELVGVYEFITAPFPIPAGFNPILKPEYPWDYFK from the coding sequence ATGACAAAACAAATCCATTACATCACAGCAGTCATCGCTGCGTCCGCGTTTTTTATGGCAGCACCCGCATCAGCAGACACCGCCGCAGATAAATTCACGAGAGGTTTGGCCGGCATGACCTGCGGGGTACTTGAAATACCGGGCAACATCGTTAAAGAAGCCAAAGCGCAAGGTCCTATCGGTATTCCTGTCGGGATGGCAATAGGCTTGGGAATGACGGTTACGCGTGAATTAGTGGGCGTTTATGAGTTTATTACCGCACCTTTTCCTATCCCGGCTGGTTTTAATCCTATTTTGAAACCGGAATATCCTTGGGATTATTTTAAATAA
- a CDS encoding DNA-3-methyladenine glycosylase I — MNRCSWACASELEMHYHDHEWGVPVHDDRILFEFLILEGAQAGLSWSTILKKRDGYRAAFDDFDAEQIATYDSDKVAALLANPAIIRNRLKINSAITNARAFLEVQAKYGSFDLFIWQFSDGKTLQNHWQTGAEVPAYTSVSDAMSKTLKKLGFKFAGTTICYAFMQAVGMVNDHTVDCFRHDAVEQMGSF; from the coding sequence ATGAATAGATGCAGCTGGGCGTGTGCCTCCGAATTGGAAATGCATTATCACGACCATGAATGGGGAGTCCCTGTTCACGATGATCGTATTTTATTTGAATTTTTAATTTTAGAGGGGGCACAAGCCGGTCTCAGCTGGTCAACCATTCTGAAAAAACGCGACGGCTATCGTGCCGCGTTTGATGATTTTGACGCAGAACAGATTGCCACTTACGACAGCGATAAAGTTGCCGCTCTGCTGGCTAACCCGGCAATCATCCGCAATCGGCTCAAAATAAATTCCGCAATCACCAATGCCCGGGCTTTTTTAGAAGTCCAGGCAAAATACGGGAGTTTTGACCTTTTTATTTGGCAATTTTCCGACGGCAAAACTTTACAAAACCACTGGCAAACTGGTGCTGAAGTTCCGGCTTATACTTCTGTTTCAGACGCAATGAGCAAGACTTTGAAAAAACTGGGGTTTAAATTTGCAGGTACCACGATCTGTTACGCCTTTATGCAGGCGGTGGGTATGGTCAACGACCATACGGTCGATTGTTTCCGGCATGATGCAGTGGAACAGATGGGAAGCTTCTAA
- the rpoH gene encoding RNA polymerase sigma factor RpoH, with translation MSNALAITLPTNLSVGSFDSYLNTVSQMPILTPEYERELALRYRDNGDLEAARELVLYNLRFVVHVARGYSGYGLPLPDIIQEGNVGLMKAVKRFDPDVGVRLVSFAVHWIRAEIHEFVIKNWRIVKVATTKAQRKLFFNLRKSKERLGWLSNEEAKAVAKDLGVDLKTVYEMEKRLDGNDVALDMPHDDSSDENYSAPISYLEQHNADPSTLLENAEWQDHKEDKLSLAMADLDERSLDILNSRWLAEEKATLHELAGRYNVSAERIRQLEKNAMNKLKAAFVLAA, from the coding sequence ATGAGCAACGCATTAGCAATCACATTGCCAACGAACTTATCCGTTGGGTCTTTTGATTCTTATCTCAATACTGTTAGTCAAATGCCGATATTGACGCCTGAATATGAGCGTGAATTGGCCTTGCGTTACAGAGATAACGGCGATCTTGAAGCCGCGCGTGAGCTCGTTTTATACAATCTGAGATTCGTCGTTCATGTCGCCCGAGGCTATAGCGGCTATGGATTACCGCTGCCGGATATTATTCAGGAAGGCAATGTCGGTTTGATGAAAGCGGTCAAACGCTTTGATCCGGATGTGGGTGTCAGACTGGTTTCGTTTGCCGTGCACTGGATTCGTGCGGAAATTCATGAATTCGTGATAAAAAATTGGCGCATCGTCAAAGTGGCGACCACCAAAGCTCAACGCAAGCTGTTTTTCAATCTGCGCAAATCCAAAGAGCGTTTGGGTTGGCTCTCCAATGAAGAAGCCAAAGCAGTAGCTAAAGATTTGGGTGTTGATTTAAAGACCGTCTACGAAATGGAAAAGCGTTTGGATGGCAACGATGTCGCATTAGATATGCCGCATGACGATTCCAGCGACGAAAACTATTCGGCGCCCATCAGTTATCTTGAACAACACAACGCAGATCCGTCGACTTTACTGGAAAATGCCGAATGGCAGGATCATAAGGAAGATAAATTGTCTCTGGCCATGGCCGACCTTGATGAACGCAGTCTGGATATTCTTAACAGCCGTTGGTTAGCTGAAGAAAAGGCGACCTTGCACGAGTTGGCCGGACGCTATAACGTGTCGGCAGAAAGAATCAGGCAGCTGGAAAAAAATGCAATGAATAAGCTCAAGGCTGCCTTTGTGTTGGCCGCTTAA